The following coding sequences lie in one Rutidosis leptorrhynchoides isolate AG116_Rl617_1_P2 chromosome 4, CSIRO_AGI_Rlap_v1, whole genome shotgun sequence genomic window:
- the LOC139904377 gene encoding uncharacterized protein produces the protein MDEKNINGASTKPPQRKLKFMPKAPPRREQKLVLPKPEMVEVTEIDDVKAHELMKRFNEASNRPKFKPEIKASKTRVSSFNFGSSGPKSGGAPATTSGIGTKEYKEPWDYYKYYPVTLPLRTPYSGNPELLDEQEFKEDSETNAYIESSLKPAEELGLMEEDLEKKLILMQLPPALPLPKESVKTEGGDGIASGSNSSVNSNNNTTGGLFSKGCSLNELPAGFMGKMLVYKSGAVKLKLGDHLYNVTGGLDCTFAQDVVAINTQEKHCCNIGELNKRAIVTPDIDSILENIKDL, from the exons ATGGATGAGAAAAATATCAATGGTGCTTCTACAAAACCACCACAGAGAAAG TTGAAATTTATGCCCAAAGCACCTCCTCGCAGAGAGCAAAAGCTAGTTTTACCTAAACC tGAGATGGTTGAGGTGACTGAAATTGATGATGTTAAGGCACACGAATTGATGAAGCGCTTCAAT GAAGCTTCTAACAGGCCTAAATTCAAACCTGAAATTAAGG CCTCAAAGACACGAGTTTCGTCATTTAATTTTGGTTCTTCTGGGCCCAAGTCTGGAG GTGCTCCTGCTACAACCTCAGGAATCGGAACAAAAGAATACAAGGAACCATGG GACTATTACAAGTACTATCCTGTTACTCTACCTCTAAGGACGCCATACTCAGGAAATCCAG AGCTTCTGGATGAACAAGAATTCAAGGAGGATTCAGAAACAAATGCATACATTGAGTCGTCTTTAAAGCCAGCTGAAgagcttggtttaatg GAGGAAGACTTGGAAAAAAAATTGATTCTCATGCAACTGCCCCCAGCTTTGCCGCTACCAAAGGAATCTGTCAAGACAGAGGGTGGTGATGGGATAGCATCGGGTTCAAATTCAtcagttaatagtaataataatactacaggaGGATTGTTTTCAAAAGGGTGCAGTTTGAATGAACTTCCTGCAGGCTTCATGGGTAAAATGTTGGTGTATAAGAGCGGTGCTGTAAAGCTGAAACTAGGAGATCATTTGTACAAT GTTACTGGAGGTCTAGACTGTACTTTCGCTCAAGATGTTGTTGCCATCAATACTCAAGAGAAGCATTGTTGCAATATCGGGGAACTCAATAAGCGTGCCATTGTTACCCCAGATATAGACTCCATCTTAGAAAACATCAAGGACTTATGA